The following proteins come from a genomic window of Ictalurus furcatus strain D&B chromosome 14, Billie_1.0, whole genome shotgun sequence:
- the mycbp gene encoding C-Myc-binding protein isoform X1 has translation MAHYRASESKREQFRRYLEKAGVLDSLTNVLVALYEETEKPSNALDFIKQHLSAGDLDSSQAEVLRVELEELQHKYDLLQEENRELRNRPFFLWLFPMQSTLGHSWFG, from the exons GCCTCGGAGTCAAAGCGTGAGCAGTTCAGGAGGTACCTGGAGAAGGCCGGGGTACTGGACAGTCTGACTAACG TGCTGGTGGCCTTATATGAGGAGACGGAGAAACCCAGCAACGCCCTGGA TTTTATAAAGCAGCACCTGTCTGCAGGAGATCTGGACTCCAGCCAGGCCGAGGTTCTCCGAGTGGAACTGGAGGAACTacagcataaatatgacctgctACAGGAGGAGAACCGTGAGCTCAGGAACCGG CCCTTTTTCCTCTGGCTGTTTCCCATGCAAAGCACTCTTGGTCACTCCTGGTTTGGTTga
- the mycbp gene encoding C-Myc-binding protein isoform X2, whose amino-acid sequence MAHYRASESKREQFRRYLEKAGVLDSLTNVLVALYEETEKPSNALDFIKQHLSAGDLDSSQAEVLRVELEELQHKYDLLQEENRELRNRLLQYEPAAEDAGAE is encoded by the exons GCCTCGGAGTCAAAGCGTGAGCAGTTCAGGAGGTACCTGGAGAAGGCCGGGGTACTGGACAGTCTGACTAACG TGCTGGTGGCCTTATATGAGGAGACGGAGAAACCCAGCAACGCCCTGGA TTTTATAAAGCAGCACCTGTCTGCAGGAGATCTGGACTCCAGCCAGGCCGAGGTTCTCCGAGTGGAACTGGAGGAACTacagcataaatatgacctgctACAGGAGGAGAACCGTGAGCTCAGGAACCGG CTGCTGCAGTATGAACCGGCTGCTGAAGATGCAGGAGCAGAATGA